The following coding sequences are from one Parafrankia discariae window:
- a CDS encoding ABC transporter substrate-binding protein gives MFAAAACGSSDGDDGSGTEVAATTGGIAPLDSATKVTIKFLSYNYGTPGLGGTGTQALIDAFEKAHPNITVEPQGVATKDVLTRLRTDTAAGSPPDVAQVGWSKMAEAVQALPIVPVQEIPPAAEWDEHVAGISKSILSAVSVDGQVKAMPYTMSIPVLYYNADLFRAAGLDPAKPPATLEEVKAAGLAIKGTGSEGVYYGVVDSAKSDFLTQSVVNGNGGSLVDANGEVTLDKPAAVGALAGIQDLVKSGAMPAVNTETALAAFTSGKLGMLVTSTAVLASAMKAADGKFELGTASFPTFGSKPARPTYSGAGLAVLAKDDAHKRAAWEFIKFVTSDAGFEIITSKIGYLPLRESVATKLADSAIVKLLAPSLEQLDTVAPYTAFRGEKANQAVVALQDEAVEPIVLRGADPGPTLTSVAEKIRKLSA, from the coding sequence GTGTTCGCCGCGGCGGCATGCGGCAGCAGCGACGGCGACGATGGCTCGGGCACTGAGGTCGCCGCGACCACCGGTGGGATAGCTCCGCTGGACAGCGCGACCAAGGTCACCATCAAGTTCCTCTCGTACAACTACGGCACGCCTGGACTGGGCGGCACGGGGACGCAGGCCCTCATCGACGCCTTCGAGAAGGCGCACCCCAACATCACCGTCGAGCCGCAGGGCGTGGCGACCAAGGACGTTCTCACCCGGCTGCGCACCGACACCGCGGCGGGCAGCCCGCCGGACGTCGCGCAGGTCGGCTGGAGCAAGATGGCCGAGGCCGTGCAGGCCCTGCCGATCGTGCCCGTCCAGGAGATCCCGCCGGCGGCGGAATGGGACGAGCACGTCGCCGGGATCTCGAAGAGCATCCTGTCCGCCGTGTCGGTCGACGGCCAGGTGAAGGCGATGCCTTACACCATGTCGATCCCGGTCCTCTACTACAACGCGGACCTCTTCCGGGCCGCCGGGCTCGACCCGGCGAAGCCGCCGGCGACGCTCGAGGAGGTCAAGGCGGCCGGGCTGGCCATCAAGGGCACCGGGTCCGAGGGCGTCTACTACGGCGTCGTGGACTCCGCGAAGTCCGACTTCCTCACCCAGTCCGTGGTGAACGGCAACGGCGGCAGCCTGGTCGACGCCAACGGTGAGGTCACCCTCGACAAGCCGGCGGCGGTCGGCGCGCTCGCGGGCATCCAGGATCTCGTCAAGTCCGGCGCGATGCCCGCGGTGAACACCGAGACGGCGCTGGCCGCCTTCACCAGCGGCAAGCTCGGCATGCTCGTCACCAGCACCGCCGTCCTCGCCAGCGCGATGAAGGCCGCCGACGGCAAGTTCGAGCTGGGTACCGCGAGCTTCCCGACCTTCGGCTCGAAGCCCGCCCGGCCCACCTACTCGGGCGCGGGTCTCGCGGTGCTGGCCAAGGACGACGCCCACAAGCGGGCGGCCTGGGAGTTCATCAAGTTCGTCACGAGTGACGCCGGCTTCGAGATCATCACCTCCAAGATCGGCTACCTGCCGCTGCGCGAGTCCGTCGCCACCAAGCTGGCGGACTCGGCGATCGTGAAGCTCCTCGCCCCGTCGCTGGAGCAGCTCGACACGGTCGCCCCGTACACCGCCTTCCGCGGTGAGAAGGCGAACCAGGCGGTCGTGGCACTGCAGGACGAGGCGGTCGAACCGATCGTGCTGCGGGGCGCGGACCCCGGCCCGACACTCACCTCGGTCGCCGAGAAGATCCGGAAGCTCAGCGCCTGA
- a CDS encoding carbohydrate ABC transporter permease: protein MSTLEAGASTLDARGHANRRVPAAAVRARLTPWAYQAPVLISLLVFVYGPLVFTAVLSLLDWDLVSPDKTFVGVDNYRRLVEEPEFPHALARTGLYVLALLPFATIVPMALAIMLWKRPGRASDNYRSLLFLPVVLAPVATALSWRFVLNPLGGVLNQVFGAVGLPEQDWLGDPDTALWAISLITSSRFVALNILLYGAALAALDRRAFDAARIDGATEWEITRHLVVPQLAGTTVLLSFLCVVFAGQWTFTNIAVLTQGGPDASTDNVYYRLYTYAFTFFDAGTGAAAAVLIVLILTALFGLSTLLRRRRVVG from the coding sequence ATGAGCACCCTCGAGGCAGGCGCCTCGACGCTCGACGCGCGGGGGCACGCCAACAGGCGTGTCCCCGCCGCCGCCGTCCGCGCCCGACTGACGCCGTGGGCCTACCAGGCCCCGGTCCTGATCTCGCTGCTCGTCTTCGTCTACGGGCCGCTGGTGTTCACCGCCGTGCTCAGCCTCCTGGACTGGGACCTGGTGTCGCCGGACAAGACGTTCGTCGGCGTGGACAACTACCGCCGCCTGGTGGAGGAGCCCGAGTTCCCGCACGCGCTGGCGCGGACGGGGCTTTACGTCCTGGCGCTGCTGCCGTTCGCCACCATCGTCCCGATGGCACTGGCGATCATGCTGTGGAAGCGACCCGGGCGGGCCAGCGACAACTACCGGTCACTGCTGTTCCTGCCGGTCGTCCTGGCGCCGGTGGCGACGGCGCTGTCCTGGCGGTTCGTGCTCAACCCGCTCGGCGGGGTGCTGAACCAGGTCTTCGGCGCCGTCGGCCTGCCCGAGCAGGACTGGCTCGGCGATCCCGACACCGCCCTCTGGGCGATCTCACTGATCACGTCCAGCCGGTTCGTGGCGCTGAACATCCTGCTGTACGGCGCGGCGCTGGCCGCGCTCGACCGCCGCGCGTTCGACGCCGCCCGCATCGACGGGGCCACCGAGTGGGAGATCACCCGGCATCTGGTGGTCCCGCAGCTGGCCGGCACGACCGTCCTGCTGTCGTTCCTCTGCGTGGTCTTCGCGGGCCAGTGGACCTTCACCAACATCGCCGTGCTGACCCAGGGCGGCCCGGACGCCAGCACCGACAACGTCTACTACCGCCTGTACACCTACGCGTTCACCTTCTTCGACGCCGGGACGGGCGCCGCCGCCGCGGTCCTGATCGTGCTGATCCTCACCGCGCTGTTCGGGCTGTCGACCCTGCTGAGGAGACGCCGTGTCGTCGGATAG
- a CDS encoding pyrophosphohydrolase domain-containing protein: MTSLPDRPAASDPVLPVAAIDAAVRALDVSDARNGIEPREGLALRVLKLVEECGEASAALIGLRGQNPRKPRASEQNLVDELLDVALSALVTAASLTDSWAGRFGDQVLAKTSRLVSAVSGETASPAPGVPGARSPAAPVGPAGRGRGTPTAPSVMAMVREFHAALGDDLPASPRLQDAATRRLRREFLAEEAAEAVAADENDDLVGLAQELADVVYVAYGTAARYGGSRSTPSSPRSTGRT; encoded by the coding sequence GTGACTTCCCTCCCGGACCGGCCGGCGGCGTCCGACCCCGTGCTTCCCGTCGCGGCGATCGACGCCGCCGTGCGCGCGCTGGACGTGAGCGACGCGCGGAACGGGATCGAGCCTCGGGAGGGCCTGGCGCTGCGGGTCCTGAAGCTGGTCGAGGAGTGCGGCGAGGCGAGCGCGGCCCTGATCGGCCTGCGCGGCCAGAACCCGCGCAAACCCCGGGCCTCGGAGCAGAACCTGGTGGACGAGCTGCTCGACGTCGCGCTCTCCGCCCTCGTCACGGCGGCGTCGCTGACCGACTCCTGGGCCGGGCGGTTCGGCGACCAGGTGCTGGCCAAGACGTCGCGGCTGGTCTCGGCGGTCTCCGGGGAGACGGCGTCGCCGGCACCGGGTGTACCGGGTGCGCGGTCACCGGCGGCGCCGGTCGGGCCGGCCGGCCGCGGGCGTGGCACTCCCACCGCGCCGTCCGTCATGGCGATGGTGCGGGAGTTCCACGCCGCGCTCGGCGACGACCTGCCTGCGTCGCCCCGCCTCCAGGACGCGGCGACCCGCCGGTTGCGGCGCGAGTTCCTGGCCGAGGAGGCCGCCGAGGCCGTCGCCGCCGACGAGAACGACGACCTGGTCGGCCTCGCCCAGGAGCTGGCCGACGTCGTGTACGTCGCCTACGGCACGGCCGCCCGGTACGGGGGATCCCGCTCGACGCCGTCCTCGCCGAGATCCACCGGGCGAACCTGA
- a CDS encoding MFS transporter, translated as MSLTTDSPAGADAPALPDGIRRLWARQLAHYPGTGPRQLYLAITVIAAIFLYYALYVQGAVATQIITAFDFSFTAFVFVSVIGNAVGAGASLFAGLADRWGRANLVVGGLLLVALIALFGLPHAPGQAGFTVMYAMLCFVEGIVLVATPALVRDFSPQVGRGVAMGFWTLGPVLGSLTVTMVSSNTLDAHPDWRFQFYVCGVVGLFVFVLAALGLRELTPALRDQLMVSLRDRALVEARAAGLDPEQAGRESWRRVLRFDVLGPAFAISMFLLLYYILVGFAVVYFATVYGYPEARANALANWYWISNAIALVVAGVLSDRLRVRKPFMVLGMVVSLVGNILFALAATEPDTGYYTLAVYFVLSASGSGIAYVAWMASFTETVERHSPAATATGLALWGWTLRLVVSAALIIFTFVLPATSVLVDQGARVEHIVAEHPAEVAVLSAVDPAASATLARDPRDVGALSTALGQVAAQQGASPAEAEAVSTAVRERSRELAAAQAIAPPTLAALQQNPRDLAAAGSAIGDISRELAVDQPTAVRLLTSLADPEVKSDLALVQRYGGVLTEAEAAIAPDDLAYLSEHGSDVAKAQEDNPGQWQNWWWVCVAGQVVFLPFVFVMAGRWSPRRAREDERAHEAMVERELAALHSGTAVDRAGGPGTSPATATAPHRSEGTVSEGTAEN; from the coding sequence ATGAGCCTGACGACCGACTCGCCGGCCGGGGCCGACGCCCCCGCCTTACCGGACGGCATCCGCCGGCTCTGGGCCCGCCAGCTCGCCCACTACCCGGGCACCGGGCCCCGCCAGCTGTACCTGGCCATCACGGTCATCGCCGCGATCTTCCTGTACTACGCCCTGTACGTGCAGGGCGCGGTGGCGACGCAGATCATCACGGCCTTCGACTTCTCCTTCACGGCCTTCGTCTTCGTGAGCGTGATCGGCAACGCGGTCGGCGCCGGCGCCTCCCTGTTCGCCGGCCTCGCCGACCGGTGGGGCCGGGCGAACCTCGTCGTCGGCGGCCTGCTGCTCGTCGCCCTGATCGCCCTGTTCGGCCTGCCGCACGCACCCGGACAGGCCGGGTTCACCGTCATGTACGCGATGCTGTGCTTCGTCGAGGGCATCGTGCTGGTGGCGACGCCCGCGCTCGTCCGCGACTTCTCACCCCAGGTCGGCCGCGGGGTGGCGATGGGCTTCTGGACCCTCGGGCCGGTGCTGGGCAGCCTGACGGTGACCATGGTGTCGAGCAACACCCTCGACGCCCACCCCGACTGGCGCTTCCAGTTCTACGTGTGCGGCGTCGTCGGCCTCTTCGTGTTCGTCCTCGCCGCGCTCGGGCTGCGGGAGCTCACCCCCGCCCTCCGCGATCAGCTGATGGTCAGCCTGCGGGACCGGGCACTGGTCGAGGCCCGCGCCGCCGGCCTCGACCCGGAACAGGCCGGCCGGGAGTCCTGGCGCCGGGTGCTGCGCTTCGACGTCCTCGGGCCCGCCTTCGCGATCAGCATGTTCCTGCTGCTGTACTACATCCTGGTCGGCTTCGCCGTCGTCTACTTCGCCACCGTGTACGGCTACCCGGAGGCACGGGCCAACGCACTCGCGAACTGGTACTGGATCTCCAACGCGATCGCCCTCGTCGTGGCCGGGGTCCTGTCCGACCGGCTCCGCGTCCGCAAACCGTTCATGGTCCTCGGGATGGTGGTCAGCCTCGTCGGCAACATCCTGTTCGCCCTGGCCGCCACGGAACCGGACACCGGCTACTACACGCTCGCGGTCTACTTCGTCCTCAGCGCCTCGGGCAGCGGCATCGCCTACGTCGCCTGGATGGCGAGCTTCACCGAGACCGTCGAGCGGCACAGCCCGGCGGCGACCGCCACCGGCCTGGCGCTGTGGGGCTGGACGCTGCGCCTCGTCGTGAGCGCGGCACTGATCATCTTCACGTTCGTGCTCCCGGCCACCTCGGTCCTCGTCGACCAGGGCGCCCGGGTCGAGCACATCGTGGCGGAGCACCCCGCCGAGGTCGCCGTCCTCTCCGCCGTCGACCCGGCCGCCTCCGCCACCCTGGCCCGCGATCCGCGGGACGTCGGGGCGCTGTCCACGGCACTCGGCCAGGTGGCCGCCCAGCAGGGCGCCAGCCCGGCGGAGGCCGAGGCCGTGTCGACGGCCGTACGGGAGCGGTCCCGGGAACTGGCCGCGGCGCAGGCGATAGCCCCGCCCACGCTGGCAGCGCTGCAGCAGAACCCGCGCGACCTCGCCGCCGCCGGGTCCGCCATCGGCGACATCTCCCGGGAGCTGGCTGTCGACCAGCCGACGGCGGTGCGGCTGCTGACCAGCCTGGCCGATCCGGAGGTGAAGTCCGACCTGGCCCTCGTGCAGCGCTACGGGGGCGTGCTGACCGAGGCGGAGGCGGCCATCGCGCCGGACGACCTCGCCTACCTGTCCGAGCACGGATCCGACGTGGCCAAGGCGCAGGAGGACAACCCGGGGCAGTGGCAGAACTGGTGGTGGGTCTGCGTGGCCGGCCAGGTGGTCTTCCTGCCGTTCGTGTTCGTCATGGCCGGCCGGTGGAGCCCCCGCCGGGCCCGCGAGGACGAGCGCGCGCACGAGGCGATGGTCGAGCGCGAACTGGCCGCCCTCCACTCCGGTACCGCCGTGGACCGGGCCGGCGGACCCGGCACCTCCCCGGCGACGGCCACCGCACCGCACCGTTCGGAAGGAACCGTTTCGGAGGGAACCGCCGAGAACTGA
- a CDS encoding TetR family transcriptional regulator, with translation MTPTSYASRADTTRARLLAAALGAFAAKGFHGTTTRDIAAAAGMSSAALYVHHKSKEELLYLISRTGHQDMLAFLREGLATSGDPVEQLHRLAHDFAELHARNHTTARVINNELAALSPEHLAEIRAIRQEITTEVRAIVERGVAAGVFIVADPAMTATALLSLSIDVGRWYRDGGPWTPAEVGRRYAELSLRMVGAASPPRG, from the coding sequence ATGACCCCGACCTCGTATGCGTCCCGGGCCGACACGACCCGGGCGCGGCTGCTCGCGGCCGCGCTCGGCGCGTTCGCCGCGAAGGGGTTCCACGGCACGACGACCCGGGACATCGCCGCCGCCGCCGGCATGAGCTCCGCCGCGCTCTACGTGCATCACAAGTCCAAGGAAGAGCTGCTCTACCTCATCTCCCGGACCGGGCACCAGGACATGCTGGCGTTCCTGCGCGAAGGCCTCGCCACCTCGGGCGACCCCGTCGAGCAGCTGCACCGCCTCGCCCACGACTTCGCCGAGCTGCACGCGCGCAACCACACCACCGCCCGGGTGATCAACAACGAGCTCGCCGCGCTCAGCCCGGAGCATCTCGCCGAGATCCGCGCCATCCGGCAGGAGATCACCACCGAGGTCCGGGCCATCGTCGAGCGCGGGGTCGCCGCGGGCGTCTTCATCGTCGCCGATCCCGCGATGACGGCCACCGCCCTGCTCTCCCTCTCGATCGACGTCGGGCGCTGGTACCGCGACGGCGGACCCTGGACCCCCGCGGAGGTCGGCCGCCGGTACGCCGAACTGTCGCTGCGCATGGTCGGGGCCGCCAGCCCGCCCCGAGGCTGA
- a CDS encoding LacI family DNA-binding transcriptional regulator: protein MAKRVTIGDVAARAGVSTATVSRVLNGGAVTEATAIRVREAAAALEYSPNALTRSIFAGRSSTIGVVVRDLSGPFYLGLIRGIDDVAAANDSLVMLANTFRQATREVARDTAREVALVRMMDEHRVRGLIVTAGERTDSGVRRMAGNGTPCVIVARTVPNPPPDLHAVSLDNVRAGRLMATHLVGCGRSSVGVVTSGDRPSQLERTAGLRAALTELGHPLPADAVAAAETAEDVDRAVGTLLARASARGTPLDAVACVMSRLTVAVYTALTARGLAVPDDIAFITMDDFPWASALGITVVTQPSYEMGRRAAELVFEPTLLARGSAGERTGG from the coding sequence ATGGCGAAGCGAGTCACCATCGGTGACGTGGCCGCGCGGGCCGGTGTCTCCACGGCGACGGTCTCCCGCGTGCTCAACGGGGGCGCCGTCACCGAGGCGACCGCGATCCGGGTACGGGAGGCGGCCGCCGCGCTGGAGTACAGCCCCAACGCGCTCACCAGAAGTATCTTCGCCGGTCGCTCCAGCACGATCGGCGTTGTCGTCCGTGACCTGAGCGGCCCTTTCTACCTCGGCCTGATCCGCGGCATCGACGACGTGGCCGCCGCCAACGACAGCCTCGTCATGCTCGCCAACACATTCCGGCAGGCCACCCGCGAGGTCGCCCGCGATACCGCCCGCGAGGTCGCCCTGGTCCGGATGATGGACGAGCACCGGGTGCGCGGCCTGATCGTGACCGCCGGCGAGCGGACCGACAGCGGCGTCCGCCGGATGGCCGGGAACGGCACGCCGTGCGTGATCGTCGCGCGGACCGTGCCGAACCCGCCGCCCGACCTGCACGCGGTCAGCCTGGACAACGTCCGGGCCGGCCGCCTGATGGCGACGCATCTGGTCGGGTGCGGGCGGTCCTCCGTCGGGGTCGTCACCTCCGGCGATCGCCCGTCGCAGCTCGAGCGCACGGCCGGGCTGCGGGCGGCGCTCACCGAGCTCGGGCATCCGCTGCCCGCGGACGCGGTGGCCGCCGCCGAGACGGCGGAGGACGTCGACCGTGCCGTCGGCACGCTTCTCGCGCGTGCGTCCGCCCGTGGAACGCCGTTGGACGCGGTCGCCTGCGTCATGAGCCGGCTGACCGTCGCCGTGTACACGGCGCTCACGGCGCGCGGCCTCGCCGTCCCCGACGACATCGCGTTCATCACGATGGACGACTTCCCCTGGGCGAGCGCGCTCGGGATCACGGTGGTCACCCAGCCCTCCTACGAGATGGGCCGGCGGGCGGCCGAGCTCGTCTTCGAGCCGACGCTGCTCGCCCGCGGCTCCGCCGGCGAGCGGACCGGCGGGTGA
- a CDS encoding winged helix DNA-binding domain-containing protein, with product MAGRDTAPDEVAPAVAAARLAAQGLAGTARCTAVDAVAHLLAVQAQDPRGMRLTIRSRVAGSHATDVDAALTRDRSLVVTWLNRGTLHLVRAEDYWWLHPLTAPRTQAQIRRRFTDEGVSPAQAEKGVAVVERALAADGPLGRGALRERLRGAGVPVDGQALIYVLIEAAARGLVVRGPVTGGDQAYVLVRDWLGPAPEPRGRDDALAELARRYLAGHGPATDRDLARWAGLPLGDVRRGLAAISADLADRDDGRAQLRRPPGPGPAAPAGGDARMAPPRLLGQFDPVLLGWESRDWIVGPHRGIVTSNGIFRPFALVEGRAAGTWAVRGGRVELTPFAPLSAAVTEALRAEAADVERFLRPAGRPG from the coding sequence ATGGCAGGTCGGGACACGGCGCCTGACGAGGTGGCGCCCGCGGTCGCCGCCGCCCGGCTGGCCGCGCAGGGGCTCGCGGGCACGGCGCGGTGCACGGCCGTCGACGCGGTGGCGCATCTCCTCGCGGTTCAGGCGCAGGACCCGCGCGGCATGCGGCTGACGATCAGATCACGGGTGGCCGGTTCGCACGCCACCGACGTCGACGCGGCCCTGACGAGGGACCGCTCGCTCGTTGTCACCTGGCTGAACCGGGGGACGCTGCACCTCGTCCGGGCCGAGGACTACTGGTGGCTGCACCCGCTGACCGCCCCCCGGACGCAGGCCCAGATCCGGCGCCGGTTCACCGACGAGGGCGTCTCCCCCGCCCAGGCCGAGAAGGGCGTCGCGGTCGTCGAGCGGGCGCTGGCCGCCGACGGGCCGCTGGGCCGCGGCGCGCTACGCGAGCGTCTCCGCGGGGCCGGCGTACCGGTGGACGGGCAGGCGCTGATCTACGTCCTCATCGAGGCGGCGGCACGGGGCCTGGTCGTGCGCGGCCCGGTCACGGGAGGCGACCAGGCGTACGTGCTCGTCCGCGACTGGCTGGGCCCGGCGCCCGAGCCCCGCGGGCGCGACGACGCCCTCGCCGAGCTGGCCCGGCGATACCTCGCGGGCCATGGACCGGCAACCGACCGCGATCTCGCCCGCTGGGCCGGGCTGCCGCTGGGGGACGTCCGCCGTGGCCTGGCCGCGATCTCCGCGGACCTGGCCGACCGCGACGACGGCCGCGCGCAGCTGCGACGTCCACCCGGCCCTGGACCGGCAGCCCCCGCGGGCGGCGACGCCCGGATGGCGCCGCCGAGGCTGCTCGGTCAGTTCGACCCGGTCCTGCTCGGCTGGGAGTCACGGGACTGGATCGTCGGGCCGCACCGCGGCATCGTCACGTCCAACGGCATCTTCCGCCCGTTCGCCCTGGTCGAGGGCCGGGCGGCCGGCACGTGGGCCGTCCGTGGCGGGCGGGTCGAACTCACGCCCTTCGCCCCGCTCTCCGCCGCCGTCACCGAGGCGCTGCGTGCCGAGGCCGCCGACGTCGAACGGTTCCTGCGCCCGGCCGGTCGACCGGGCTGA
- a CDS encoding patatin-like phospholipase family protein: MFAILADQADPDRVRRVGRIALTAPTIPEDTHVARMAWLIGARDWPDRRLLITAVDVETGRPVVWDRGSGVPLASAVAASCAMPAAYPPVTIAGRRYMDGALGGGANIHLADGADPGDRSRWRPVHQAGVNQARTAAGVIRRQVGPR; this comes from the coding sequence GTGTTCGCCATCCTCGCAGATCAGGCCGATCCGGACCGGGTCCGTCGCGTCGGCCGGATCGCGCTCACCGCCCCGACCATTCCCGAGGACACCCACGTCGCCCGGATGGCGTGGCTGATCGGGGCGCGCGACTGGCCGGACCGGCGGCTGCTGATCACCGCCGTGGACGTCGAGACCGGCCGGCCCGTGGTCTGGGACCGCGGCAGCGGTGTCCCGTTGGCCTCGGCCGTGGCGGCGAGCTGCGCGATGCCCGCCGCCTACCCGCCGGTGACGATCGCGGGCCGGCGCTACATGGACGGCGCGCTCGGCGGCGGAGCCAACATCCACCTCGCCGACGGCGCCGACCCGGGCGACCGGAGCCGTTGGCGGCCGGTCCACCAGGCCGGGGTGAACCAGGCCCGGACGGCCGCCGGAGTCATCCGCCGGCAGGTCGGCCCGCGGTGA
- a CDS encoding CatB-related O-acetyltransferase: MVDVPADPTVLHPVPGQPRVVLLKPLCVSPLIEVGEFSYYDDPDDPTAFETRNVLYHYGPEKLVIGRFCALGAGVRFIMNGANHRLDGPSTFPFPIMGGSWAEHFDLITGLPGRGDTVVGSDVWFGYRATVLPGVRIGHGAIIGSGSVVVDDVPDYGVVGGNPARLLRLRHSAADVARLLALAWWDWPLGHLARHVRTVMAGSVDDLEAAAPR; the protein is encoded by the coding sequence ATGGTGGACGTGCCCGCCGATCCGACCGTGCTGCACCCGGTCCCCGGGCAGCCACGGGTGGTGCTGCTCAAGCCGCTGTGCGTCTCGCCGCTGATCGAGGTCGGGGAGTTCTCCTACTACGACGACCCCGACGACCCGACCGCCTTCGAGACCCGCAACGTGCTCTACCACTACGGGCCGGAGAAGCTGGTCATCGGCCGGTTCTGCGCGCTGGGCGCCGGCGTGCGCTTCATCATGAACGGCGCGAACCACCGCCTGGACGGCCCGTCGACCTTCCCCTTCCCGATCATGGGTGGCTCCTGGGCCGAGCACTTCGACCTCATCACCGGCCTGCCCGGCCGCGGGGACACCGTGGTCGGCAGCGACGTCTGGTTCGGCTACCGCGCCACGGTGCTGCCCGGGGTCCGCATCGGCCACGGCGCGATCATCGGGTCCGGTTCGGTCGTCGTGGACGACGTCCCCGACTACGGCGTCGTCGGGGGCAACCCGGCGCGGCTGCTGCGCCTGCGCCACAGCGCGGCGGACGTCGCCCGCCTGCTGGCGCTGGCCTGGTGGGACTGGCCGCTCGGGCACCTCGCCCGGCATGTCCGCACCGTCATGGCCGGCAGCGTCGACGACCTCGAGGCCGCGGCCCCCAGGTAG
- a CDS encoding PaaI family thioesterase produces the protein MPPTVPDEPPSLLSQPQPPSQAPPPAVPAPTDPDQGWGEPRSKTVTWYDPAASARSSLAMSGLEFLRAMVDGTVPPPPISRVFDFRPVTAEVGDVVFTCEPDESAYNPIGLVHGGLVCTLLDTAAGCAVHTTLAVGVAYTSLEIKVNYVRPVQVLPGRVNTLTVHGWVTRPGRRAAFAECDVRDAQGRVVATASSTCLVMGAG, from the coding sequence ATGCCACCCACCGTGCCCGATGAGCCCCCGTCCCTGTTGTCCCAGCCCCAGCCGCCGTCCCAGGCCCCGCCGCCGGCCGTGCCCGCGCCGACGGACCCGGACCAGGGGTGGGGTGAGCCGCGAAGCAAGACCGTGACCTGGTACGACCCGGCCGCCAGCGCGCGGTCGAGCCTGGCCATGTCCGGCCTGGAGTTCCTGCGGGCGATGGTCGACGGCACCGTCCCGCCCCCGCCGATCTCCCGGGTCTTCGACTTCCGCCCGGTCACGGCGGAGGTCGGTGACGTGGTCTTCACCTGTGAGCCGGACGAGTCCGCGTACAACCCGATCGGGCTCGTCCACGGTGGTCTCGTCTGCACGCTGCTCGACACCGCGGCGGGCTGCGCGGTGCACACGACACTGGCGGTCGGTGTCGCGTACACCTCTCTTGAGATCAAGGTCAACTACGTCCGCCCGGTCCAGGTTCTCCCTGGCCGGGTGAACACGCTGACCGTGCACGGATGGGTCACTCGTCCCGGCCGCCGGGCGGCGTTCGCGGAGTGCGACGTCCGCGACGCGCAGGGCCGGGTCGTGGCCACCGCGAGCAGCACCTGCCTCGTCATGGGCGCCGGCTGA
- a CDS encoding carbohydrate ABC transporter permease, with translation MSSDSHALAGSHAPTGNDARTSGHDRTGGRGGSGRRAAAVGRHAVLLLAAFVMLFPLLWALSASFKPGSDIYNASPLPFPGTLENYRYALREFPIWRLLVNTFVTAIGVTLLHLVAGVLAAWSFVRFAHRGQRLVLGLVTVALVVPPQSLIIPHFLMISRLDLRDSFVGLVVPQLATCALAVLLLREHIKAIPPTLIAAATLDGASPAETLRQVVLPLLRPALGAVGIVVFITTWNEYLWPSLAAPSPEHTTIQMGLLLFATAEGPEHGPMLAAAMLATLPVVAAYFLASRRIADAFLQAGLR, from the coding sequence GTGTCGTCGGATAGCCACGCGCTGGCCGGAAGCCACGCACCGACCGGAAACGACGCCCGGACCAGTGGGCACGACCGGACCGGTGGCCGCGGGGGGTCCGGGCGCCGGGCGGCGGCGGTGGGGCGGCACGCGGTGCTGCTGCTGGCCGCGTTCGTCATGTTGTTCCCGCTGCTGTGGGCGTTGTCCGCCTCGTTCAAGCCCGGCAGCGACATCTACAACGCCAGCCCGCTGCCGTTCCCCGGGACGCTGGAGAACTACCGGTACGCCCTGCGGGAGTTCCCGATCTGGCGGCTGCTGGTCAACACCTTCGTCACCGCGATCGGGGTGACCCTGCTGCACCTCGTCGCCGGGGTGCTGGCGGCCTGGTCGTTCGTGCGCTTCGCCCACCGCGGCCAGCGGCTGGTGCTGGGGCTGGTCACCGTGGCCCTCGTCGTCCCCCCGCAGTCGCTGATCATCCCGCACTTCCTGATGATCAGCCGGCTGGACCTGCGGGACAGCTTCGTCGGCCTGGTCGTCCCGCAGCTCGCGACCTGCGCGCTCGCGGTCCTGCTGCTGCGCGAGCACATCAAGGCGATACCGCCGACGCTGATCGCCGCCGCGACCCTCGACGGGGCGTCGCCCGCCGAGACGCTGCGCCAGGTCGTGCTGCCGCTGCTGCGCCCCGCCCTCGGCGCGGTCGGGATCGTCGTGTTCATCACGACGTGGAACGAGTACCTGTGGCCCTCGCTGGCCGCGCCCAGCCCGGAGCACACCACGATCCAGATGGGGCTCCTGCTCTTCGCGACCGCGGAGGGACCGGAACACGGCCCGATGCTCGCCGCGGCGATGCTCGCGACGCTCCCGGTCGTCGCCGCCTATTTCCTGGCGTCCCGGCGGATCGCCGACGCCTTCCTCCAGGCCGGATTGCGATAA